The following is a genomic window from Nicotiana tabacum cultivar K326 chromosome 3, ASM71507v2, whole genome shotgun sequence.
TACCTAACCATATGCTTTCGTTTCTTAATCCTGAACAGAATAAAGTGCAGAAAGGAAGGTGGAGTTCGATTCACTATGGGTGGCGCTGGCATATTTTTGTCGGTGCTAGTAAGTAATGTTGCAGGTGCAGGTGATATAGTGGCAGCAAAAATTAAGGGTTCAAGAACAGGATGGCTTCCTATGGGTAGGAATTGGGGCCAAAACTGGCATATTAATGCTGACTTGAAGAATCAGCCACTTTCTTTTGAGATAACGAGTAGTGATGGGGTCACTTTGACATCTTACAATGTAGCTCCTAAGATCTGGAATTTTGGTCAGACCTTTGAAGGCAAGCAGTTTGGATCTTAGAACTCTTGCCAAAATTGTATCTAATTCCTCATCTTCCATTTGGGATTGGCCAAGATTGGCTGGCGATGGTGGGGCATTTTTGTTCGAGTTCATGTTGGACAAGTGACTACCTGATTTGGATGTTGCAGAGCAAAGCTGTGCGATTGTATCGTATGTTATTCTTCTATTAAACACCTGTGAACTTGAATGAAACCAGAGAAAAAAACTTGCCACTTGGAAGGCACTGTTGTTCCTATTTTGCAATATATGACTGCTTCTgaaagtattatttttatttaagtaatATAGTAATTAGATCATGTAATGCAAAGGTACTTCAAAAGAATTGTAATCAAGCAACTGTGTGCCGGCCAGAATGTTGCACACCCTGAATCAAAGTGGTTAGAATTGCTGTTTTGTAGATTAAGAATATTGCTTCTTGAATTTGATGAAATCTATGAGAATATTCTCATGACTTGTGTTTCAAAAGTCTTCCTGCAAAAAGTGATGTTGCACATAAAAGGAGAAAAATGTTTCCTTGATATTATAGATGTTTTGTCAAATGATCAAAATGCTCTCCCTTGTTCCTATCAACTTTAGGTAATGTATCAAAGGCACAAGGCTATAAATATATACAACCTGTTAAATAGTAGTATaacattatttttcattcatCATAAAACCCAAAGCTCCAGGTTGCCATTTTCCTTTTGTAGTTTTCCAGAGACCTGGCATATGGCAAATCATGCATTTTGTCAGTTATACAAGTCAAATCAAGGTTGCAATCAGAACTCTATTAGTTTAAGACAAGTCAAGTAATATGGAGAGGATCTATATTCACTCGGTACCGGCAAACTGCAAGATGGCAAAAATTATCATTTTCTACTAAAAAGTACCAGCTCACAACAGTATGAAGAAGAAAACTAGGCACACGTAGTCTGCTTGATGAACTATTTTATATCTCCAAGAGCCAATTCACTGGCAACTTCTCCTGTTATCTTTCTAGTTAGCACAGAGTAGTTTAACTCGTCGTGTTATCTTTCAGAACCCAATAGAGGGGAAaataggaaaataaaaggaaaccaGGGATACTGATATGGAGACTTCTCTCTATCTAACCTTTTTTgcatttctttctcttctttttgccATCTATTATATACCGTTGGCAGCCTCTGATCCATCATACCAGAGTTTTCTTCAGTGCTTATCCAAACATTCAGATCCATCCGACCACATACTGTCTAGAGTGTACACTCCAAACAATTCATCATATAAGTCTGTGCTACAACACTATATCAGAAACAAGAGGTTCAATAGATCAACCACTCTAAAGCCGGACATTATTTTCACTCCTTTGCAAGAATCCCATATCCAGGTTGCTGTCATTTGCAGCAAGAAAACTGACAAGCACCTAAAGATCCGAAGTGGAGGGCATGACTACGAAGGCATTTCTTACGTTTCCAACATCAGTTTTGTTCTCCTTGACATGTCTAACCTGCGTTCTGTTGATGTAGATATCCATAATGAAACTGCTTGGGTCCAAGCTGGTGCAACTCTGGGCGAACTTTATTACAGAATCTGGGAAAAAAGCAAAATCCACGCCTTCCCAGCTGGAATTTGCCCAACTGTTGGTGTTGGCGGACACATAACTGGAGGAGGATATGGTAACCTGTTGAGAAAATATGGACTGTCAGTGGATAATTTGATTGATGCGCACATAGTAGATGTTCACGGTCAAATTCTGAACAGAGAATCAATGGGAGAAGACCTGTTTTGGGCTATTAGTGGCGGGGGTGGAGCTAGCTTTGGAGTGATAACGGCCTACAAAATCAAGCTGGTAAAAGTTCCTGACATTGTTACTGTTTTCCGAGTAGTGAGGACCCTTAAACAAAATGCAATTGACATCGTTTACAGGTGGCAATTCATTGCAGATAATATAGATAACAATCTCTTTATAAGATTAACTGTAAAACCTACTAATGACAAGCAAAAAGGAACTAAGACAATTGCAGCAACATTTGTAGCATTATTTCTAGGAGATTCCAGAAAACTTCTATCGGTCATGGATAGGGATTTTCCACAATTGGGCTTACATATTGGGGATTGCAAGGAGATGAGTTGGATAGAATCTGAGCTTTTCTGGTCAAGTTTCCCTAATGGAACACCACCTGATGCTTTGCTCAACCGAATGCCTGGAGCAAAGTTTCTGAAGCGGAAGTCAGACTATTTGCAGAAACCCATTCCCAAGGATAAACTGAAATCTATATTCGATAAAATGATTGAATTAGGAGACACAGAGTTAGTATTCAATCCATACGGTGGAAGGATGAATGAGATCCCAGAATGGGAAACTCCATTTCCCCACAGAGcaggaaatatatttaaaatccaGTATGCAGCAAATTGGGAGGAAGAAGGAAAGGAAGCAGAGAACTTCCATTTGAACCAGACCAGAGTATTGTACAACTACATGACTCCTTTTGTCTCAAAATCCCCGAGATGCGCATTTTTAAATTATAGAGACCTTGACATAGGGGTCAATCATAATGGAAATCACCGCTACATAGAAGGCCGTGTTTATGGACTCAAGTATTTCAAGGGTAATTTTAATAAACTGGTCAAAGTCAAGACTTTGGTCGATCATGATAACTTCTTCTGGAATGAACAAAGCACCCCACCTTTAGCAGCGTAGAGTACAACTATAGGGACAATCGGGACGTGATGATGTATGAGCAACCTTGAGGTGTCACTATACAAAGccattttcattttattttggcATATTTCATTCTGTTGATAGATTAGTTCTAGAGACAACCTTCTATATAATTTGTATTTGCAACTTCCTTTTTATGTTGAATCCAGTTTGCTTCAAGGGACTAAGAAATGCAAGCAACACACACCTTATCAATTCCCATACATCCTAATAGTCTCAAATAGAATCGATAgtactcttttcctttttcctctttttttcaatttttttttttggggggggggggggggttgggagAGGGGGGATGGTTTCCAGGTCACGCTCCCTAACTAGTTTTTTCCAATCAAAGGATAATCGACACATCGCATACtccatataacaacctccgtgaAAAGCAATTACATCAAAGTCTTAACACATTTCAAAGATAAACTTCACTGAGTTTCGTAATAGCAAAAGAAGCTCACAGGTTTATGACCAGACATATTCATTCAGCATACAGTATTTGCAACATCCGCTGCTCGCTGCATTCCTTCAATTATTACAGGTGCAAGATGAATAGAAGAAGGAGATTACGGCTTGTCAGTTTATGGTTTGAAGTAGAGAGAATTTTGGGCAGATTGATTAAACTACAAGCTCTTTAGTGTTCACTTAGTGCTAGTGCTATATCAATAAATTCATTATTACTTAATAAGAGATATACGTGGGTGTGACAACAGAATTCTGAAATTGTCTTTAGCCAATGATCTTCAAGTAGCTAGGAAATTTACTAAAATTTGGAGCTCATAACTACAATGCATGTAACACCCCGTACTTTAGACAGAGTACCACATCAGCAAAACACTAGAgggatgctgggtatataagttaacaaccCTTAGACCCTAGTGACCCGTTTTAaacatgtgggcttaggcccagagcggacaatatcactagcgggctggGCTGTTACATTTGGATCAGAGCCACTCTTGTGTCAGCCTTGCCGATGGTAGGTCAGAGTTCAACTGAATTTAGGCAAATCCCGGTTAGGCGGGACAAACCTCAGTGCTGAGTCTAGCAAACCTCAGCGAGGACGCTGAGTCCATAAGAGGGGTGCATGTAACACCCCAGACTTTAGACAGAGTCCCATGtcggcaaaacacaagagggatgctgactatataagttaacaagccttagacaCTAGTGACGCTTTTTAAACTCGTGAGGGCCTAGGCccagagcggacaatatcactagtgggcTGGGCTGTTACAATGCAAGGACTCAAGTGTGATTAAGTTGTATTGTGCAACTAGTTTCCGATAACGTTGTTATTTAACTGACTATAAACATACATGTCTGCAAAGTAATTCTAGTTTAAAAGTAGAAGCATCAAATGTATTAAATACCCATATAGCTCAGAGTTTCCAACAAATAGAACTATGGAACTACCTTTGGCTCTGAAACCAACAAAAGCTGGAAAGTAAATTAGCAGCTTATCTTCCACTAATGCATTCTATGTAAGGagctagaaaataaaataattccacTAATTGACATAAGATCGCTTGGGGGTAGCAGCAACTAATTACTGAGTAAAGTTTAAATCTGATGACCTGCATAGGAGGTGATAGCAGATTGCTTAAGATGGAAATTGGAATATAGCAAAGAAATTTCATTTTATACTTTTACTTGGATATAATCCTATACAGTCTAAGTATCTTGGATGTTTGGACTACACTATCAACAATGATGACACAGAATAGCAGGAGTTGAAACTGTATAAATTGAGGAGCTGTTTAACTTGACGTGAAAGGAACAAAAGCGCACAAAGAGAATCACAGATATGTATCTAAAAAAAATTCACTAGCTTCAGGAGAAATTAGATTAACTTTATACGGGATGCAAGAAAAAAACTGAATATAGGTGCAACTAGTATGATATACGTTAAGACCATCAAACAACTATCAGAAACATTGATGTGAATCTCTACACATGTTCGCATTAAAATTGGCAGTGAGACATTAGGGGTTTGCTCCAGTATACAAGTTGTGAGAGTATCAGTAATCATACAATTGAAGAAAGAGGGGAAAAGGAATATGAACCTCAGTATGAATTACCATCAAAAACTTCTCGCTACTGATCTTCAGTTATTGAGTGTAGCACCAGGAAAATAATCCTGTATAACAAAGAAAGCTCTAGCAATTACAGAACTAATTCAATTACCCTGTCCCTGGCTACATTACAGCTTCTGATTAGATTCTATAAGCAATCCATTTAGCATTACATGAACTGCAGCTTCATATACGACCCCATGATAATGCATTCCATCAGTAGTACAACGAGCTCCACAACTATTACTCAACGCATGAATGTCCAGCAACCAAAGGGGCCCACCAGATTGTCGCAGCAGCTTACTGCTATAAAGCTCATCCGTATAAGCTTGCCACGTCACATCAGTCATCTTCTCTCGCTTCTCATCTGTATTCAACATCGAGTTTATCAGCTTTGGCATTTCCAGCCAAAAGAAGTTGGGGGATCGAATCGAGACTAAATTCGTGCCAGCTCCATCATTAAGAAAATCTGAAGGTACTGGTAACAGCAATACAACTAAATCCCGCAACAACTTTAGGGAAACACCATAATCAGTTGCATTATTTACATGTAACATATCCCATAGCCCTGCCCCAATCACAAAGACATCAGGATAACTCTTTTTTTCTTCGAACCCAACAACCAAATCAGTCAAGTTACTCACATAAGGTGCCCAAATAAATTCCAACTTCATCCCAATCTCATCAATAAAAACTTTATAATCACTATGCCTCTTGAACAAATCCCCCTTAATCACCCCCATTTCATTTTCCCCCAATAACAGCTCCAACAAAGAAAGTACAAATAACCTTGCTTGTGAATCCCCAGCAACAACAACCCATGAGCCATTAAACAAATCTGAAGCATCAGACTTGGTCAACTTCTGGAAATCACATTGAACAACAGGTTGAGAGTCAATCCACCTCCAAGAATTGGTATTTTCCACACTAGTATTctcattattattgttattattattcaaGTCTTGAAAATTAAATGATACTTGGTGAAGTAAAGAAATGCAAGAATCAACATTTAcaattgatgatgatgataggGGTACTGAACCTGGTGAATAAAGCATAGAGGAGACTGAAGGGAAATAAGGGGTCAAATGAACACAAACAGCAAGGGAAATAAAAAGGGCACAACTGAAAAATAACATTTTGTTACGGCTCAAGTGCCAACCTGCCATACCTATAGGGACAAACAGCACAAGAAAGGCTGCCAATATTCCCAATTGGACAGCCCCCCACATTATTCTTCTCTGATTTTTGACTGTTAAACCATTCCTATTTTGCAGCAAAATTATGACAAAGAAACAAATATTCGAGCTTTGACATCATATTTCAATAACTGGAAAATTTGGATccaattgaagaagaaagagtaTTGTTTTGCTATTCTTCGGGGGAAGAAATTGAATAAATGTGAGGTAGTCGAGATGGTATGAATAGTGTCTGAAGGAAATGGAAGAGGTGATAGGCTGAGAAAGAGGAAAAAGAACAGTTTCCAAATGCGGAAATGAACACACGGAAACAGTTTCCGAGGAATATTCTTCTAACAAGGAGAAATCACAGAAAATTTGTTCATGGATCCCCACTAATCAAACCACCAATCCTACCGGAACTTCGGGGCGAGCTTAACTAAATGGATGTAGAATTACCAACCCACTCCTATAAGGTTGGACAAACCGGATAGCAACCAAACTGATTACTATAAGGTAGACTCTCATCCAAACCCAGATCTTGACAAAGGTTTCAATTCCCCTTTCACAAGATGACAAAAAGTGCCTTTACCTTCCATGGTGCTTTTCCGTAGTCATCAAGGTCTTCAAGCGAAAGATGCCCCCACCATTTCCTTCGATCTAAACTAATTGAGCTATAGAAATCATCCGAACAATTAATTTTGATTGACCTAGGTGGGACTTCTACATAGTCAAATTTAGTTTAGAAGAAAGTATGGTTAAGACTCTCCACCTTGGCCCTGGTTCATCTTTGGAAATTTTTTATCGTGCGGAAATGAGAACCTAAATTTGTTCCTCAAGAAGCCACCCTTACATCACTGCCATATGGATCCGGCTCCCTTAATTACCAACAGAATTCTACGATCAGGACATCCTAGAAAAAGTTGGAAGGAAACTAagcaaacttctcaaaatagacCAATGCACATCTTCTACTCTCAGGGGAAGATATGCCCGTATTTATATCCAAGTACCACTAGAAACCCCAATGGAAACATCGGTTATAATAGGAGACCATAAACAGGCCATGATCTACGAAGGAGAAGGGACTCCGTGCACTATTTGTGGCAGAATCGGGCACACTGCACAAGGTTGAAATTACCGCGCAACCACACCCATAACAACCCATGAGCCACAGGAAGCACAACAGAGGAAAACAATCCAAACAGAGGAGAGCGAGTGGACAACTGTTACCTTCCcaagaagaagaaagcaaggGTTAGCGAAATCAACAAATAAAAATGGTGTCAGAATGAGTAAACCACACCATGCTCCTCAGATATACGGGTAAATTTGTTCGATGCTAACTCAGGTAAATTCCTTCAAACTCAAACTCTGCGTTACAATTtaaaaaaagtcaaccctccccccccccccaaattcccaaaaaaaGCCCAATGGCCTAATGAATAACTTAAGCCCCACCAAGTCACAAGGGCTGACCCAACAAAGTTAGAAACCCAGTACTCGGGCCCAGACCAGTACAAGCGCTAAAAGGAAAACGGGGCCAGTTCCTGACGACCCTACTGACCCCAATCATGAACCCATCGTTCAAGGCGCCTTTAGCCCAACTTCCGAGACTCCCCTTCTCAATGATGGTGAAATACCCAATGGGGCCGGTCTTTTTTCCACAAATGGGTACAACACCAAAGCCACAACTGTCAGCCCAATTCCCCATCCTAATTCACTCACCTACGCTTCCCTTACCAGCCCTCCTGAAACGACCTCTAATGGAGAAATATCAACAGTCGTCACCTACAATCAAGTGCCCTATCTGGTACCCCCCATCTCTAGATGAAAAGACTACACCCGACAACTCCATTAGATCCCCAATTAATGACCAACCCAACCCCTAGTTCCGATTTCCTGTAACCCTTCCACTGACCGAGATTTGACACTAAAGGGAGTTCTGATGGAACGCCAGTCTTTTAAGATCACCCCCTTTATTACCCAAAGTAGTAAAGCAAAGAAACACAAAAATGGAAAACGAAATGCAACCAACTATCATCATCTCCCTACCACCACCACCGGACTACCAACCGACCTCCTGGTTGGAGGTTGCTCTACAAGGCTAGGGTCTCTCTTACAATTTCACCCTGGGCAATCAAAAGGTGACCCTGATAGTACAAAACCCAGCTCACCTAGCCAGAATCACGGTGGAAGCATTGAGCAAAGC
Proteins encoded in this region:
- the LOC107773883 gene encoding berberine bridge enzyme-like 21 — its product is METSLYLTFFAFLSLLFAIYYIPLAASDPSYQSFLQCLSKHSDPSDHILSRVYTPNNSSYKSVLQHYIRNKRFNRSTTLKPDIIFTPLQESHIQVAVICSKKTDKHLKIRSGGHDYEGISYVSNISFVLLDMSNLRSVDVDIHNETAWVQAGATLGELYYRIWEKSKIHAFPAGICPTVGVGGHITGGGYGNLLRKYGLSVDNLIDAHIVDVHGQILNRESMGEDLFWAISGGGGASFGVITAYKIKLVKVPDIVTVFRVVRTLKQNAIDIVYRWQFIADNIDNNLFIRLTVKPTNDKQKGTKTIAATFVALFLGDSRKLLSVMDRDFPQLGLHIGDCKEMSWIESELFWSSFPNGTPPDALLNRMPGAKFLKRKSDYLQKPIPKDKLKSIFDKMIELGDTELVFNPYGGRMNEIPEWETPFPHRAGNIFKIQYAANWEEEGKEAENFHLNQTRVLYNYMTPFVSKSPRCAFLNYRDLDIGVNHNGNHRYIEGRVYGLKYFKGNFNKLVKVKTLVDHDNFFWNEQSTPPLAA
- the LOC107773892 gene encoding protein ALTERED XYLOGLUCAN 9-like; the encoded protein is MWGAVQLGILAAFLVLFVPIGMAGWHLSRNKMLFFSCALFISLAVCVHLTPYFPSVSSMLYSPGSVPLSSSSIVNVDSCISLLHQVSFNFQDLNNNNNNNENTSVENTNSWRWIDSQPVVQCDFQKLTKSDASDLFNGSWVVVAGDSQARLFVLSLLELLLGENEMGVIKGDLFKRHSDYKVFIDEIGMKLEFIWAPYVSNLTDLVVGFEEKKSYPDVFVIGAGLWDMLHVNNATDYGVSLKLLRDLVVLLLPVPSDFLNDGAGTNLVSIRSPNFFWLEMPKLINSMLNTDEKREKMTDVTWQAYTDELYSSKLLRQSGGPLWLLDIHALSNSCGARCTTDGMHYHGVVYEAAVHVMLNGLLIESNQKL